Proteins found in one Anopheles aquasalis chromosome 3, idAnoAquaMG_Q_19, whole genome shotgun sequence genomic segment:
- the LOC126574616 gene encoding uncharacterized protein LOC126574616 isoform X2 has product MSCVRENSPPLEASAAQVPDIPITITTPETAAPASTDTTKRKRFHPLRNLRRIFRRRTVSSADRAPGQLGAKGGVHPTHIHFATPGCSTTDATLPRTGFGVPITIRGESAGAGSSQHLGSSIQAGGSGGNGVGGPLYFKRETYRLRISDDLDKEMSDYQRSLSEGRLVDSDISRDGLSQSHDSVFSESAGTASSLSITLKVKLDQLDCTRIRWHRNGTLSSSHVSQNELADVLRKRRKDRQGEVSDEDLGLPLSPITPQRKDRGMNKSEGSLSILSMTSSDMDMDDRSASNASGHNLLHLDSSTSGSIGMNRSDNNMDESGDSSKLSHSAAKHKLAVRPKKKGPTRARTRPRETTLLPATPEVNEESLKLSSTNIADYSPTKEADEQAHSLPYGGIMPIVTTPAAGHGLPVGALNPRSVSKEHLAGIGVGSKLSVSGTDLATATGNSTIYVNKHISKSHEFERSSITSTGGDRHLLSVEPINREPRKEDDGFFKRILNYSFKKKNKHGGSGAAEKDAGKEDTGTAHHSVSSPKKDDSNTNTSSVYISATDCSAESGPTEQIMKLSLVVGDPGDGGGAGGELSGYKKVKSGPAARQRVFPKDIYTPEDTNGGSMQQQQQQQHQQRYSSNVEVNRHSVVSSSLAGVADGGGVRKVPLHKSEEYLVSKTRKFSERSVDGGEGDDEGSGDGRRYVSNGERLKSCKLVMAAGHQHGLQGAYQPQQRTSKIPTVATGRTEELSVRNGYPSDSPSKRKTVEKSKSFRTYTDSTSSSNLQAGSGSATSGQHQHLPHLQHHHHLPSLPNLSSSLSVGNFSNNFLETEHKFFSMTEDMGTGKNRRVFKDYISNNPTEDDADGGDIGEGRLLACSTSLQKFEINDNNLLNPREEYVDHQPKSIVLTTNTLTPPEPTSILNKSSQNISQIEENIDKLVSSQFVSIIRSSDEGSSNERLDDIGGHTGVPEFMKIQLNRVEPTGGRPAKTTSTVVLTSSPTPAPPTSPAITSPTAAAGHTLEPLPDAIKMRRFSNENIEITESKPPLPPSVARTSLLLDSGAPKSPPAFRKLAAGNGTATTPTTVAVAGGGSGDVPGSKRNSMNLSQELSDDRKVILQRRTSVTEEKIKYERRISSSSEDIKFEKKKSNSEEVLEKRASSGGGGGSSSSSSTDRHYNSGSSSGDELVVLRKKFGTGDRAGEGRDKDGTPELMKVFARRSLKLRSDDDYKVVPGSGGSEGKPSMCSIDSDKENQSSEEKLDKVGVVTVKPQAVTDLPPVNATSVGQQPSGLLGSGTATIKTPSGEMAGIKNGVSTGDSTPASTGEAILRKNPSSKPFGVPNRFTNVPTNGQPTSRTVAPSFIDVRKTLLPSATQQSAGNNINNNHGGLAADFQSPVNNNNNNNNNNSMSNTSNRHTIAAMNQLNTAGGGGGTGGVLLGNNNLGPTIEAAAAANGELNEFKGILQRRAEWEKRAKEGFK; this is encoded by the exons ATGTCTTGTGTGCGCGAAAACTCGCCACCACTGGAAGCGAGTGCAGCGCAAGTCCCGGACATACCGATAACGATCACAACACCGGAAACCGCAG CGCCTGCTAGCACCGACAcaaccaaacggaaacggttCCACCCGCTGCGCAATCTGCGTCGTATCTTCCGGCGGCGTACCGTCTCCTCAGCCGACCGTGCACCGGGCCAGCTCGGTGCTAAGGGTGGCGTTCATCCGACGCACATCCACTTCGCCACCCCGGGCTGCTCGACGACCGATGCAACGCTACCGCGGACCGGCTTCGGTGTACCGATCACGATCCGTGGCGAATCGGCTGGCGCGGGCTCCTCGCAACAcctgggcagcagcatccaggcgggtggcagcggtggcaacggtgtcGGTGGACCGCTCTACTTCAAGCGCGAAACCTACCGGCTCCGTATCTCCGATGATCTAGACAAGGAGATGTCCGACTATCAGCGCAGTCTCAGCGAAGGTCGCCTAGTGGACAG TGACATCAGCCGCGATGGACTTTCCCAGTCACACGATAGCGTCTTCTCCGAATCCGCTGGCACAGCCAGCAGTCTCTCCATTACGTTGAAGGTAAAGCTAGACCAGCTCGACTGCACCCGGATCCGATGGCATCGTAATGGTACATTATCTTCTTCTCACGTCTCACAGAATGAACTAGCGGACGTGCTGCGTAAGCGAAGAAAAGATCGTCAGGGAGAGGTCTCGGACGAGGACCTGGGGCTCCCGTTGAGCCCGATCACACCGCAGCGCAAGGATCGCGGTATGAACAAGAGCGAAGGCTCGCTGAGCATCCTGAGCATGACCAGCTCGGACATGGACATGGACGACCGGTCGGCCTCCAATGCCAGTGGGCACAATTTGCTCCACCTCGATTCATCCACTTCCGGCTCGATCGGAATGAACCGTTCGGACAACAACATGGATGAGAGTG GTGATTCCTCGAAACTAAGCCATTCGGCTGCCAAACATAAGCTTGCCGTACGACCAAAGAAGAAAGGCCCAACCAGAGCACGAACACGGCCACGTGAG ACCACTCTGCTGCCGGCCACTCCCGAGGTGAACGAAGAATCGTTGAAACTGTCCTCGACCAACATTGCCGACTACTCGCCGACGAAGGAAGCGGACGAGCAGGCTCACTCACTGCCGTACGGTGGCATCATGCCGATCGTCACTACACCCGCCGCTGGCCATGGTTTACCGGTGGGCGCACTAAATCCCCGATCCGTCTCCAAGGAGCATCTAGCCGGCATCGGTGTCGGTTCGAAGCTGTCCGTCAGTGGCACTGACTTGGCTACGGCCACGGGCAACTCGACCATCTACGTCaataaacacatttccaaGAGCCACGAGTTTGAGCGTagctccatcaccagcaccggtggcgATCGCCATCTGCTCTCGGTTGAACCGATCAATCGCGAACCAAGGAAGGAGGACGATGGCTTCTTTAAGCGTATCCTGAACTATAGCttcaagaagaagaataaacacgGCGGTTCAGGGGCGGCCGAGAAGGATGCAGGAAAGGAAGACACCGGAACAGCGCATCATTCAGTGAGCTCACCGAAAAAAGACGATAGCAACACGAACACGAGCAGCGTTTACATCTCGGCGACGGATTGTTCCGCTGAGTCCGGACCGACAGAGCAAATTATGAAGCTATCACTCGTCGTTGGAGatcccggtgatggtggtggtgctggtggagagCTGAGCGGTTACAAGAAGGTCAAATCCGGACCGGCCGCACGGCAGCGTGTCTTCCCGAAGGATATCTACACGCCCGAGGACACCAATGGTGGctcaatgcagcagcagcagcagcagcagcatcagcagcgttACTCGTCGAACGTGGAAGTGAACCGCCACTCGGTCGTTTCATCATCGCTTGCGGGCGtcgctgacggtggtggtgtccggaAGGTACCGTTACACAAAAGCGAAGAGTATCTGGTCTCGAAGACGCGCAAATTCTCCGAACGGAgcgtcgatggtggtgaaggagatGACGAGGGAAGCGGTGATGGGCGCAGATACGTGAGCAACGGGGAGCGCCTCAAGAGCTGCAAGCTAGTGATGGCAGCTGGCCATCAGCATGGGCTGCAGGGTGCGTATCAGCCGCAGCAGCGTACGTCAAAGATCCCAACGGTCGCCACCGGTCGGACGGAAGAGCTGAGCGTCCGAAATGGGTACCCCAGCGATAGTCCCTCGAAGCGCAAGACGGTCGAAAAGTCAAAGAGCTTCCGCACGTACACCGACAGCACGTCGTCGAGCAATCTGCAGGCCGGTAGCGGTAGTGCCACCTccggtcagcatcagcatctgcCACACctacagcaccatcaccatctgccGAGCTTGCCGAACCTTAGCTCATCGCTCTCGGTCGGTAACTTCAGTAACAACTTCCTCGAAACGGAACACAAGTTTTTCAGCATGACCGAGGATATGGGCACTGGGAAAAATCGACGCGTGTTCAAGGACTACATCAGCAACAATCCGACCGAAgatgatgcggatggtggAGATATCGGTGAAGGGCGACTACTCGCCTGCAGTACCTCGCTGCAGAAGTTCGAGATCAACGATAACAATCTGCTGAATCCACGCGAAGAGTACGTCGACCATCAACCGAAGAGCATCGTGCTGACGACGAACACGCTgacaccaccggaaccgaccaGCATACTGAACAAATCGAGCCAAAACATCTCGCAGATCGAAGAAAACATCGACAAACTGGTGTCGTCCCAGTTCGTTAGCATTATCCGTAGCTCGGACGAGGGAAGCAGCAATGAGCGGCTGGATGATATCGGTGGCCACACCGGTGTGCCGGAGTTTATGAAGATCCAACTGAACCGTGTGGAACCGACGGGAGGCAGACCGGCAAAGACAACCAGTACGGTCGTACTGACGAgttcaccgacaccggcaccaccgactTCTCCCGCGATCACTAGTCCAACGGCTGCCGCTGGCCACACACTCGAACCGTTGCCCGATGCCATAAAGATGCGCCGGTtcagcaatgaaaacattgagATAACGGAATCGaaaccaccgctaccaccatcggtggcgcGTACCAGTCTTCTCCTGGATTCGGGTGCACCGAAGAGTCCGCCAGCGTTCAGAAAGCTAGCGGCTGGTAatggcaccgccaccactccAACGACCGtcgcggtggccggtggtggcagtggtgatgTGCCCGGATCGAAGCGTAACTCGATGAATCTGTCACAGGAGCTGAGCGACGATCGGAAGGTGATACTGCAGCGGCGCACTTCGGTGACGGAGGAGAAAATCAAGTACGAACGTCGGATCTCGTCCTCATCCGAGGATATCAAGTTCGAGAAGAAAAAGTCCAACTCGGAGGAGGTGCTGGAGAAGCGTGCCtcgagcggcggtggtggtggtagcagcagctcctctTCCACCGATCGTCACTACAACAGTGGTTCGAGCAGTGGCGATGAGCTGGTGGTACTGAGGAAGAAGTTTGGTACCGGTGATCGGGCTGGAGAGGGACGCGATAAGGACGGTACGCCCGAGCTGATGAAGGTGTTTGCCCGGCGATCGCTGAAGCTACGATCGGACGATGACTATAAGGTAGTGCCCGGCAGCGGGGGCTCCGAAGGCAAACCGTCGATGTGTAGCATCGACAGCGATAAAGAGAATCAATCCAGCGAAGAGAAGCTTGATAAGGTCGGTGTGGTGACGGTGAAACCACAAGCAGTCACAGACCTTCCTCCAGTGAACGCTACCAGTGTCGGTCAACAGCCATCGGGGCTGCTGGGCAGTGGTACCGCGACCATTAAAACCCCATCCGGTGAGATGGCAGGGATCAAAAATGGCGTCTCCACTGGTGATAGTACACCTGCATCTACCGGTGAAGCGATTCTAAGGAAGAACCCATCCAGTAAACCATTCGGTGTGCCGAATCGCTTCACCAACGTACCGACGAATGGGCAACCAACGTCACGTACCGTCGCACCTTCCTTCATCGATGTTCGCAAAACGCTCCTTCCCAGTGCCACCCAACAATCTGCTGgtaacaacatcaacaacaatcatgGTGGCCTAGCGGCGGATTTCCAATCACCtgtgaacaacaacaataacaataacaacaacaacagcatgagCAACACCAGCAATCGCCATACGATCGCCGCAATGAACCAGCTCAACAcggctggtggaggtggcggcaCCGGTGGAGTCCTGCTCGGAAACAACAATCTTGGACCGACGATCGaggcggccgcagcagccaaTGGGGAACTTAACGAGTTCAAGGGTATTCTGCAGCGGCGTGCCGAGTGGGAGAAGCGCGCCAAGGAAGGATTCAAATAG
- the LOC126574616 gene encoding uncharacterized protein LOC126574616 isoform X1, whose protein sequence is MSAGLMSCVRENSPPLEASAAQVPDIPITITTPETAAPASTDTTKRKRFHPLRNLRRIFRRRTVSSADRAPGQLGAKGGVHPTHIHFATPGCSTTDATLPRTGFGVPITIRGESAGAGSSQHLGSSIQAGGSGGNGVGGPLYFKRETYRLRISDDLDKEMSDYQRSLSEGRLVDSDISRDGLSQSHDSVFSESAGTASSLSITLKVKLDQLDCTRIRWHRNGTLSSSHVSQNELADVLRKRRKDRQGEVSDEDLGLPLSPITPQRKDRGMNKSEGSLSILSMTSSDMDMDDRSASNASGHNLLHLDSSTSGSIGMNRSDNNMDESGDSSKLSHSAAKHKLAVRPKKKGPTRARTRPRETTLLPATPEVNEESLKLSSTNIADYSPTKEADEQAHSLPYGGIMPIVTTPAAGHGLPVGALNPRSVSKEHLAGIGVGSKLSVSGTDLATATGNSTIYVNKHISKSHEFERSSITSTGGDRHLLSVEPINREPRKEDDGFFKRILNYSFKKKNKHGGSGAAEKDAGKEDTGTAHHSVSSPKKDDSNTNTSSVYISATDCSAESGPTEQIMKLSLVVGDPGDGGGAGGELSGYKKVKSGPAARQRVFPKDIYTPEDTNGGSMQQQQQQQHQQRYSSNVEVNRHSVVSSSLAGVADGGGVRKVPLHKSEEYLVSKTRKFSERSVDGGEGDDEGSGDGRRYVSNGERLKSCKLVMAAGHQHGLQGAYQPQQRTSKIPTVATGRTEELSVRNGYPSDSPSKRKTVEKSKSFRTYTDSTSSSNLQAGSGSATSGQHQHLPHLQHHHHLPSLPNLSSSLSVGNFSNNFLETEHKFFSMTEDMGTGKNRRVFKDYISNNPTEDDADGGDIGEGRLLACSTSLQKFEINDNNLLNPREEYVDHQPKSIVLTTNTLTPPEPTSILNKSSQNISQIEENIDKLVSSQFVSIIRSSDEGSSNERLDDIGGHTGVPEFMKIQLNRVEPTGGRPAKTTSTVVLTSSPTPAPPTSPAITSPTAAAGHTLEPLPDAIKMRRFSNENIEITESKPPLPPSVARTSLLLDSGAPKSPPAFRKLAAGNGTATTPTTVAVAGGGSGDVPGSKRNSMNLSQELSDDRKVILQRRTSVTEEKIKYERRISSSSEDIKFEKKKSNSEEVLEKRASSGGGGGSSSSSSTDRHYNSGSSSGDELVVLRKKFGTGDRAGEGRDKDGTPELMKVFARRSLKLRSDDDYKVVPGSGGSEGKPSMCSIDSDKENQSSEEKLDKVGVVTVKPQAVTDLPPVNATSVGQQPSGLLGSGTATIKTPSGEMAGIKNGVSTGDSTPASTGEAILRKNPSSKPFGVPNRFTNVPTNGQPTSRTVAPSFIDVRKTLLPSATQQSAGNNINNNHGGLAADFQSPVNNNNNNNNNNSMSNTSNRHTIAAMNQLNTAGGGGGTGGVLLGNNNLGPTIEAAAAANGELNEFKGILQRRAEWEKRAKEGFK, encoded by the exons ATGTCAGCAGGGTTGATGTCTTGTGTGCGCGAAAACTCGCCACCACTGGAAGCGAGTGCAGCGCAAGTCCCGGACATACCGATAACGATCACAACACCGGAAACCGCAG CGCCTGCTAGCACCGACAcaaccaaacggaaacggttCCACCCGCTGCGCAATCTGCGTCGTATCTTCCGGCGGCGTACCGTCTCCTCAGCCGACCGTGCACCGGGCCAGCTCGGTGCTAAGGGTGGCGTTCATCCGACGCACATCCACTTCGCCACCCCGGGCTGCTCGACGACCGATGCAACGCTACCGCGGACCGGCTTCGGTGTACCGATCACGATCCGTGGCGAATCGGCTGGCGCGGGCTCCTCGCAACAcctgggcagcagcatccaggcgggtggcagcggtggcaacggtgtcGGTGGACCGCTCTACTTCAAGCGCGAAACCTACCGGCTCCGTATCTCCGATGATCTAGACAAGGAGATGTCCGACTATCAGCGCAGTCTCAGCGAAGGTCGCCTAGTGGACAG TGACATCAGCCGCGATGGACTTTCCCAGTCACACGATAGCGTCTTCTCCGAATCCGCTGGCACAGCCAGCAGTCTCTCCATTACGTTGAAGGTAAAGCTAGACCAGCTCGACTGCACCCGGATCCGATGGCATCGTAATGGTACATTATCTTCTTCTCACGTCTCACAGAATGAACTAGCGGACGTGCTGCGTAAGCGAAGAAAAGATCGTCAGGGAGAGGTCTCGGACGAGGACCTGGGGCTCCCGTTGAGCCCGATCACACCGCAGCGCAAGGATCGCGGTATGAACAAGAGCGAAGGCTCGCTGAGCATCCTGAGCATGACCAGCTCGGACATGGACATGGACGACCGGTCGGCCTCCAATGCCAGTGGGCACAATTTGCTCCACCTCGATTCATCCACTTCCGGCTCGATCGGAATGAACCGTTCGGACAACAACATGGATGAGAGTG GTGATTCCTCGAAACTAAGCCATTCGGCTGCCAAACATAAGCTTGCCGTACGACCAAAGAAGAAAGGCCCAACCAGAGCACGAACACGGCCACGTGAG ACCACTCTGCTGCCGGCCACTCCCGAGGTGAACGAAGAATCGTTGAAACTGTCCTCGACCAACATTGCCGACTACTCGCCGACGAAGGAAGCGGACGAGCAGGCTCACTCACTGCCGTACGGTGGCATCATGCCGATCGTCACTACACCCGCCGCTGGCCATGGTTTACCGGTGGGCGCACTAAATCCCCGATCCGTCTCCAAGGAGCATCTAGCCGGCATCGGTGTCGGTTCGAAGCTGTCCGTCAGTGGCACTGACTTGGCTACGGCCACGGGCAACTCGACCATCTACGTCaataaacacatttccaaGAGCCACGAGTTTGAGCGTagctccatcaccagcaccggtggcgATCGCCATCTGCTCTCGGTTGAACCGATCAATCGCGAACCAAGGAAGGAGGACGATGGCTTCTTTAAGCGTATCCTGAACTATAGCttcaagaagaagaataaacacgGCGGTTCAGGGGCGGCCGAGAAGGATGCAGGAAAGGAAGACACCGGAACAGCGCATCATTCAGTGAGCTCACCGAAAAAAGACGATAGCAACACGAACACGAGCAGCGTTTACATCTCGGCGACGGATTGTTCCGCTGAGTCCGGACCGACAGAGCAAATTATGAAGCTATCACTCGTCGTTGGAGatcccggtgatggtggtggtgctggtggagagCTGAGCGGTTACAAGAAGGTCAAATCCGGACCGGCCGCACGGCAGCGTGTCTTCCCGAAGGATATCTACACGCCCGAGGACACCAATGGTGGctcaatgcagcagcagcagcagcagcagcatcagcagcgttACTCGTCGAACGTGGAAGTGAACCGCCACTCGGTCGTTTCATCATCGCTTGCGGGCGtcgctgacggtggtggtgtccggaAGGTACCGTTACACAAAAGCGAAGAGTATCTGGTCTCGAAGACGCGCAAATTCTCCGAACGGAgcgtcgatggtggtgaaggagatGACGAGGGAAGCGGTGATGGGCGCAGATACGTGAGCAACGGGGAGCGCCTCAAGAGCTGCAAGCTAGTGATGGCAGCTGGCCATCAGCATGGGCTGCAGGGTGCGTATCAGCCGCAGCAGCGTACGTCAAAGATCCCAACGGTCGCCACCGGTCGGACGGAAGAGCTGAGCGTCCGAAATGGGTACCCCAGCGATAGTCCCTCGAAGCGCAAGACGGTCGAAAAGTCAAAGAGCTTCCGCACGTACACCGACAGCACGTCGTCGAGCAATCTGCAGGCCGGTAGCGGTAGTGCCACCTccggtcagcatcagcatctgcCACACctacagcaccatcaccatctgccGAGCTTGCCGAACCTTAGCTCATCGCTCTCGGTCGGTAACTTCAGTAACAACTTCCTCGAAACGGAACACAAGTTTTTCAGCATGACCGAGGATATGGGCACTGGGAAAAATCGACGCGTGTTCAAGGACTACATCAGCAACAATCCGACCGAAgatgatgcggatggtggAGATATCGGTGAAGGGCGACTACTCGCCTGCAGTACCTCGCTGCAGAAGTTCGAGATCAACGATAACAATCTGCTGAATCCACGCGAAGAGTACGTCGACCATCAACCGAAGAGCATCGTGCTGACGACGAACACGCTgacaccaccggaaccgaccaGCATACTGAACAAATCGAGCCAAAACATCTCGCAGATCGAAGAAAACATCGACAAACTGGTGTCGTCCCAGTTCGTTAGCATTATCCGTAGCTCGGACGAGGGAAGCAGCAATGAGCGGCTGGATGATATCGGTGGCCACACCGGTGTGCCGGAGTTTATGAAGATCCAACTGAACCGTGTGGAACCGACGGGAGGCAGACCGGCAAAGACAACCAGTACGGTCGTACTGACGAgttcaccgacaccggcaccaccgactTCTCCCGCGATCACTAGTCCAACGGCTGCCGCTGGCCACACACTCGAACCGTTGCCCGATGCCATAAAGATGCGCCGGTtcagcaatgaaaacattgagATAACGGAATCGaaaccaccgctaccaccatcggtggcgcGTACCAGTCTTCTCCTGGATTCGGGTGCACCGAAGAGTCCGCCAGCGTTCAGAAAGCTAGCGGCTGGTAatggcaccgccaccactccAACGACCGtcgcggtggccggtggtggcagtggtgatgTGCCCGGATCGAAGCGTAACTCGATGAATCTGTCACAGGAGCTGAGCGACGATCGGAAGGTGATACTGCAGCGGCGCACTTCGGTGACGGAGGAGAAAATCAAGTACGAACGTCGGATCTCGTCCTCATCCGAGGATATCAAGTTCGAGAAGAAAAAGTCCAACTCGGAGGAGGTGCTGGAGAAGCGTGCCtcgagcggcggtggtggtggtagcagcagctcctctTCCACCGATCGTCACTACAACAGTGGTTCGAGCAGTGGCGATGAGCTGGTGGTACTGAGGAAGAAGTTTGGTACCGGTGATCGGGCTGGAGAGGGACGCGATAAGGACGGTACGCCCGAGCTGATGAAGGTGTTTGCCCGGCGATCGCTGAAGCTACGATCGGACGATGACTATAAGGTAGTGCCCGGCAGCGGGGGCTCCGAAGGCAAACCGTCGATGTGTAGCATCGACAGCGATAAAGAGAATCAATCCAGCGAAGAGAAGCTTGATAAGGTCGGTGTGGTGACGGTGAAACCACAAGCAGTCACAGACCTTCCTCCAGTGAACGCTACCAGTGTCGGTCAACAGCCATCGGGGCTGCTGGGCAGTGGTACCGCGACCATTAAAACCCCATCCGGTGAGATGGCAGGGATCAAAAATGGCGTCTCCACTGGTGATAGTACACCTGCATCTACCGGTGAAGCGATTCTAAGGAAGAACCCATCCAGTAAACCATTCGGTGTGCCGAATCGCTTCACCAACGTACCGACGAATGGGCAACCAACGTCACGTACCGTCGCACCTTCCTTCATCGATGTTCGCAAAACGCTCCTTCCCAGTGCCACCCAACAATCTGCTGgtaacaacatcaacaacaatcatgGTGGCCTAGCGGCGGATTTCCAATCACCtgtgaacaacaacaataacaataacaacaacaacagcatgagCAACACCAGCAATCGCCATACGATCGCCGCAATGAACCAGCTCAACAcggctggtggaggtggcggcaCCGGTGGAGTCCTGCTCGGAAACAACAATCTTGGACCGACGATCGaggcggccgcagcagccaaTGGGGAACTTAACGAGTTCAAGGGTATTCTGCAGCGGCGTGCCGAGTGGGAGAAGCGCGCCAAGGAAGGATTCAAATAG